Proteins from one Flammeovirgaceae bacterium genomic window:
- the nhaD gene encoding sodium:proton antiporter NhaD, translating into MEIIIVVLFVVGYVAIALEHPIKINKTASALLTGVLCWTLYALSSPGEIHHIGEQLGEHLSEISSILFFLMGAMTIVELVDAYQGFRLVTDRINTKDPRKLLWIICAVTFFLSAILDNLTTSIVMVSLIRKLVPNKKMRLFFAGMIVVSANAGGAWSPIGDVTTTMLWIGGQITAGNIVATLIIPSLVCMVIPLLYLQFTLKGDLGDHSSGGHSHGHHGHGTHPSAPVRGSRTMLFVGVGGLISVPVFKTITHLPPYMGMMLALGVLWVVSELINPNMDEADKRPYTAAGALSRIDVPSVLFFLGILLAVSSLQSMGTLGEFAAYLDKTFGDNRIIITLIGLLSSIVDNVPLVAASMGMYGMDLYPADHMIWEYLAYCAGTGGSVLIIGSAAGVAVMGMEKIDFIWYMKKISLLALLGYFAGAAAYLVLYPFFSVHH; encoded by the coding sequence ATGGAAATAATCATTGTTGTCCTTTTTGTAGTAGGATATGTAGCCATTGCCCTTGAGCACCCCATTAAAATCAACAAAACAGCATCGGCCCTGCTTACGGGCGTGCTGTGCTGGACGTTATATGCACTCTCCTCACCAGGGGAAATCCACCACATAGGCGAACAATTGGGCGAGCACCTGAGCGAGATTTCCTCTATCCTCTTCTTTTTGATGGGAGCCATGACCATTGTTGAATTGGTGGATGCCTACCAGGGCTTCAGGTTGGTGACCGACCGGATCAACACAAAAGACCCGAGGAAACTCTTGTGGATTATTTGTGCGGTAACATTTTTCCTCTCTGCCATACTTGACAACCTTACCACTTCCATTGTAATGGTTTCCCTGATCCGGAAGCTGGTCCCCAACAAAAAGATGCGTTTGTTTTTTGCCGGCATGATCGTGGTGTCTGCGAATGCGGGAGGGGCGTGGTCGCCTATTGGTGACGTGACCACCACCATGCTATGGATAGGTGGGCAGATTACCGCGGGCAATATTGTGGCCACGCTTATAATCCCCAGTCTGGTGTGCATGGTCATCCCTTTGCTTTATTTGCAATTCACACTAAAGGGGGATTTGGGCGACCACTCTTCTGGAGGGCATAGCCATGGCCACCACGGGCACGGCACACATCCCTCTGCCCCCGTTCGGGGGTCAAGGACAATGCTGTTCGTGGGCGTAGGGGGACTGATCTCTGTTCCCGTTTTCAAAACCATCACGCATTTGCCCCCCTACATGGGCATGATGTTGGCCCTGGGCGTGTTGTGGGTGGTTTCCGAGCTGATTAATCCCAACATGGACGAGGCGGACAAAAGGCCTTACACGGCCGCAGGCGCCCTCTCAAGGATTGACGTGCCCAGCGTGTTGTTTTTCCTCGGCATACTGCTTGCGGTGAGCTCACTGCAGTCCATGGGGACCCTGGGGGAGTTCGCTGCCTACCTGGACAAAACCTTTGGTGACAATAGGATAATCATCACCCTTATTGGCCTCTTGTCCTCCATTGTGGACAACGTGCCCCTGGTGGCTGCCAGCATGGGCATGTACGGCATGGACTTATACCCTGCCGACCACATGATATGGGAATACCTGGCCTATTGTGCCGGTACGGGCGGCAGCGTGCTCATTATAGGCTCAGCAGCAGGTGTAGCAGTAATGGGCATGGAGAAAATCGACTTTATCTGGTACATGAAGAAAATTTCCCTGCTGGCGTTGCTGGGGTATTTTGCCGGGGCCGCGGCATACCTTGTGCTGTACCCGTTTTTCTCGGTCCACCATTGA
- the dnaK gene encoding molecular chaperone DnaK, producing MGKIIGIDLGTTNSCVSVMEGNEPVVIANSEGRRTTPSIVGFLDNGKGERKVGDPAKRQAITNPANTVTSIKRFMGKKFDEVSSEKKMVSYTVEKGNNDTIRVRIGDRLYTPQEISAMVLQKMKSTAEDYLGTTVNEAVITVPAYFNDAERQATKEAGQIAGLDVKRIINEPTAAALAYGMDKKNKDMKIAVYDLGGGTFDISILELGDGVFEVKSTNGDVHLGGDDFDQKIINWLADEFKADENIDLRKDPMALQRLKEAAEKAKIELSSSQESEINLPYITSVDGVPKHLVKKLTRSKFEQLVDDLVRRTLEPCKKAMADAGMGTSDIDEVILVGGSTRIPRIQEEVEKFFGKKPSKGVNPDEVVAIGAAIQGGVLTGEVKDVLLLDVTPLSLGIETMGGVMTKLIESNTTIPTKKSEVFSTASDSQPSVEIHVLQGERPMAKDNRTIGRFHLDGIPPAPRGVPQIEVAFDIDANGILNVSAKDKGTGKEQKIRIEASSGLTEEEIKKMKEEAQANAETDKAEREKIEKINQADSLVFQTEKQLKEFGDKISEGNKTAITGALEKLKEAHKAQDVAAIDGAMADLNKAWEAASQEMYAAGAGAAGGQGQPGAGAGATGGQPENGPAENVSDVEYEEVDDKDKK from the coding sequence ATGGGAAAAATTATAGGAATAGACTTAGGAACAACCAACTCCTGCGTATCCGTGATGGAGGGCAACGAGCCGGTGGTCATCGCCAACAGCGAGGGCCGCAGGACCACCCCTTCCATTGTGGGTTTTTTGGACAACGGAAAAGGCGAGCGGAAAGTAGGGGACCCTGCCAAGAGGCAAGCCATTACCAACCCTGCCAATACGGTTACCTCCATCAAGCGTTTTATGGGCAAAAAATTTGACGAGGTGTCCAGTGAGAAGAAAATGGTTTCGTACACCGTTGAAAAAGGGAACAACGACACCATCCGCGTGAGGATAGGCGACCGGCTTTACACCCCACAGGAGATATCCGCCATGGTCCTTCAGAAAATGAAGAGCACGGCAGAGGACTACCTGGGCACCACCGTAAACGAAGCGGTGATCACCGTGCCGGCCTACTTCAACGATGCCGAGCGCCAGGCCACCAAAGAAGCCGGGCAAATTGCCGGCCTTGACGTAAAGCGGATCATCAACGAGCCTACGGCCGCTGCCCTTGCCTATGGCATGGACAAGAAAAACAAGGACATGAAGATTGCCGTGTACGACCTGGGCGGTGGCACGTTCGATATATCCATCCTCGAACTGGGTGACGGTGTCTTTGAAGTGAAGTCCACCAATGGTGACGTGCACCTGGGCGGGGACGACTTTGACCAAAAAATAATCAACTGGCTGGCGGACGAATTCAAAGCGGACGAAAACATTGACCTTCGCAAAGACCCTATGGCCCTGCAGCGCCTTAAAGAGGCTGCGGAAAAGGCCAAAATCGAGCTGTCCAGCTCACAGGAGAGCGAAATCAACCTGCCTTATATTACCTCCGTGGACGGGGTGCCCAAGCACCTTGTAAAAAAGCTGACCCGGTCCAAGTTTGAGCAACTGGTGGACGACCTGGTGCGCAGGACCCTTGAGCCCTGCAAAAAGGCCATGGCCGATGCCGGTATGGGCACTTCCGATATTGACGAGGTCATATTGGTGGGCGGTTCCACCCGTATCCCACGCATCCAGGAAGAAGTGGAGAAATTTTTTGGCAAGAAGCCTTCCAAAGGCGTAAACCCTGACGAGGTGGTGGCCATAGGCGCGGCCATCCAGGGGGGCGTGCTCACCGGGGAAGTAAAGGACGTGCTGTTGCTGGACGTCACCCCGCTATCGCTGGGCATTGAGACCATGGGTGGCGTAATGACGAAACTGATCGAATCCAACACTACCATACCCACAAAAAAATCGGAAGTGTTTTCGACTGCCTCCGACAGCCAGCCCTCTGTGGAAATACACGTGCTGCAAGGCGAGCGCCCCATGGCAAAAGACAACCGCACCATTGGAAGGTTCCACCTGGACGGCATACCCCCTGCGCCCCGCGGGGTGCCCCAAATAGAGGTGGCCTTTGATATTGACGCCAATGGTATCCTAAACGTGTCTGCCAAAGACAAGGGCACAGGCAAGGAGCAAAAGATCAGGATCGAGGCTTCTTCCGGGCTTACCGAAGAGGAAATCAAGAAAATGAAGGAGGAGGCGCAGGCCAATGCCGAAACCGACAAGGCCGAAAGGGAAAAGATCGAAAAAATCAACCAGGCCGACTCCCTGGTCTTCCAAACCGAAAAACAGCTTAAAGAGTTTGGGGACAAGATTTCCGAAGGCAACAAAACCGCCATTACCGGGGCGCTGGAAAAACTCAAAGAAGCCCACAAGGCACAGGATGTGGCGGCCATCGATGGCGCCATGGCAGACCTCAACAAAGCCTGGGAGGCGGCCTCCCAGGAGATGTATGCCGCAGGCGCTGGGGCGGCCGGGGGCCAGGGCCAGCCAGGGGCTGGTGCCGGGGCCACAGGCGGCCAGCCTGAAAACGGCCCTGCCGAAAACGTGTCGGACGTGGAGTACGAAGAGGTGGACGATAAGGACAAAAAGTAA
- a CDS encoding calcium/sodium antiporter has translation MLIPIILLLAGFVILIKGADFLVNGSSSIAKKFHISDLAIGLTIVALGTSMPELIVSVISAVNGKSDAAFGNIIGSNNFNILFILGVSGLICPLAVQRNTVKYEIPISLAATLLMFILVNDQWFTEGTHQVLGRGESVVLLLSFGLFLLYVYRGMSRATDVDEGTKIKTMGTWVSVGLVLAGLAMLVGGGKLVVDNAIAIAQMAGLSERLIGLTILAAGTSLPELATSAVAAYRKNTDIAIGNVVGSNIFNILFILGATGLIHPIHYNTQLNFDVYVTMAATVVLMIFMFTIGRRQLDRWEAFMLLSGYMAYTVFLIGMENMS, from the coding sequence ATGCTCATTCCCATTATTCTCCTGCTTGCCGGGTTTGTCATCTTGATCAAAGGTGCAGACTTCCTGGTAAACGGGTCATCTTCCATCGCAAAGAAATTCCATATTTCCGATTTGGCCATTGGACTCACGATTGTGGCACTGGGCACGTCAATGCCGGAGTTGATCGTGAGCGTGATTTCAGCCGTCAACGGGAAAAGCGATGCGGCCTTTGGCAATATTATTGGCAGCAATAATTTTAACATTCTTTTCATCCTGGGCGTTTCCGGGCTGATCTGCCCCCTGGCGGTCCAGCGAAATACCGTTAAGTATGAAATACCCATTTCATTGGCCGCCACCCTGCTGATGTTCATTTTGGTGAACGACCAATGGTTCACGGAAGGGACGCACCAGGTACTAGGTCGTGGGGAAAGTGTGGTTTTGCTGCTTTCCTTCGGCCTGTTCCTGCTCTATGTCTACCGCGGCATGTCCAGGGCCACCGATGTTGACGAGGGGACTAAGATAAAAACCATGGGCACATGGGTTTCCGTAGGGTTGGTCCTGGCGGGGCTGGCCATGCTCGTGGGCGGGGGGAAATTAGTGGTGGACAATGCCATCGCCATTGCCCAAATGGCGGGGTTGAGCGAACGGTTAATAGGGCTCACCATTTTGGCTGCCGGCACTTCATTGCCTGAATTGGCCACCTCTGCGGTGGCGGCCTATCGCAAAAACACCGACATTGCCATTGGGAACGTGGTTGGGTCAAACATATTCAACATTCTGTTTATCCTGGGGGCCACGGGGCTTATCCATCCCATCCATTACAACACCCAATTGAATTTTGATGTATACGTGACAATGGCCGCCACCGTAGTGCTGATGATATTTATGTTTACCATCGGAAGGAGGCAACTCGACCGGTGGGAAGCATTTATGTTGCTCTCCGGCTATATGGCCTATACGGTATTCCTTATTGGTATGGAAAACATGTCTTAA
- the nhaD gene encoding sodium:proton antiporter NhaD, translating to METIIIICFVAGYACIALEHPIRINKTASALLTGVICWTLFVLSPPSSAITDSAPFQNYVQHLELDEGAQKVAVMAPEETYHGFVSTQLGEHLNDIAQILFFLLGAMTIVELVDSHQGFRFITDRISTRNPRTLLWIVGWVSFFLSSVLDNLTTTIVMISLIRKLIPNKDMRLFFAGVIVIAANAGGAWTPIGDVTTTMLWIGGQISTGNIMTTLFLPSVACLLVPLIYLSYTLKGTLGELGTGTTSREEAVSTSKLMLFLGVGALVFVPIFKTVTHLPPFIGMLLGLGVLWVVSELINPEADEMAKRNYTVAGALSRIDVPSVLFFLGILLAVSALESMQVLYELAAWLAQTLGDQRIIITLIGMLSSVVDNVPLVAASMGMYSMDTFYQDHMIWEYLAYCAGTGGSILIIGSAAGVAAMGLEKIDFIWYAKKISLLALLGYISGAIVYMIVEPIFAVPPPL from the coding sequence ATGGAAACCATTATCATCATCTGCTTTGTGGCCGGGTACGCCTGCATAGCCCTGGAACATCCCATAAGGATCAACAAAACCGCATCGGCCCTGCTTACGGGCGTCATCTGCTGGACGCTTTTTGTTTTATCCCCGCCCAGTAGTGCCATCACCGACAGTGCGCCTTTTCAAAATTACGTTCAACACCTGGAGTTGGACGAAGGTGCCCAAAAGGTAGCCGTGATGGCACCGGAAGAAACCTACCATGGGTTTGTCAGCACCCAACTGGGCGAGCATCTCAACGATATCGCACAAATCCTTTTTTTCCTTTTGGGGGCCATGACCATCGTGGAGCTTGTCGATTCGCACCAGGGCTTTCGGTTTATTACGGACAGGATAAGCACACGCAACCCCAGGACCTTATTATGGATCGTGGGCTGGGTTTCCTTTTTCCTTTCTTCCGTGCTCGACAACCTCACCACTACCATTGTCATGATCTCCCTGATCAGGAAGCTCATTCCAAACAAAGACATGCGGTTGTTCTTTGCCGGGGTCATAGTCATTGCCGCCAATGCCGGTGGCGCCTGGACACCTATTGGGGACGTCACTACCACCATGCTATGGATTGGGGGCCAAATATCGACCGGCAACATCATGACTACCTTATTCCTGCCCAGTGTTGCGTGCTTGCTCGTTCCCCTAATCTATTTGAGCTATACTTTGAAGGGCACACTGGGCGAACTGGGCACCGGCACTACCTCCCGGGAAGAAGCGGTAAGCACAAGCAAGCTGATGTTGTTCCTGGGCGTGGGCGCCTTGGTTTTTGTGCCCATTTTTAAAACCGTGACCCACTTGCCACCCTTCATAGGGATGCTATTGGGACTGGGCGTGCTTTGGGTGGTTTCCGAGCTGATCAACCCCGAAGCGGATGAAATGGCAAAAAGGAACTATACGGTGGCGGGCGCCTTGTCCCGGATTGACGTTCCCAGTGTACTGTTCTTCCTGGGCATCCTCCTGGCGGTAAGCGCATTGGAGTCCATGCAGGTATTGTACGAACTGGCCGCCTGGCTGGCCCAAACCCTGGGCGACCAGAGGATCATCATCACGTTGATTGGGATGTTGTCGTCTGTGGTGGACAACGTGCCCCTGGTGGCCGCCAGCATGGGCATGTACAGCATGGACACTTTTTACCAGGACCACATGATTTGGGAATACCTGGCGTACTGCGCGGGCACCGGGGGCAGTATCCTTATTATCGGTTCGGCAGCCGGGGTGGCCGCCATGGGGCTGGAAAAAATAGACTTTATCTGGTATGCCAAAAAAATATCATTGCTGGCACTTCTGGGTTATATATCCGGTGCCATCGTTTATATGATCGTTGAGCCTATTTTTGCCGTGCCCCCACCGCTTTAA
- a CDS encoding aspartate kinase — MLVLKFGGTSIGTPERMQKVARLVIARKGRKIIVLSALSGTTNALVEISNALKAGNIDQAHGLINSLEGFYQDFSKQLFHKASYHTLGEEIISRHFDFIRLLAADKFDGRIGRELLAQGELLSTEFFHAHLNELEVKSRMLPALHFMSIDGQHEPELGKISERLRLLADSLEKYEILITQGYICRNHLNEIDNLKRGGSDYTASLIGAAIRADEIQIWTDIDGMHNNDPRIVKNTFPIAALTFDEASELAYFGAKILHPSTIVPAQKFGIPVRLKNTMDEGAPGTLISDSSEAGKIKAIAAKDNITAIKIKSSRMLLAYGFLREIFEIFEKHHTAIDMISTSEVAVSVTIDDDHAINEISEGLMQFGTIEVDHNQTIICIVGNKVAQKNGVLKSIFDSVGAIPIRMVSMGGSKNNISLLIDTAHKEKALNLLNEGLFHNATAPCP; from the coding sequence ATGCTCGTATTAAAATTTGGAGGCACATCCATAGGCACCCCGGAACGCATGCAAAAAGTGGCCAGGCTGGTCATCGCGCGGAAGGGCAGGAAAATAATCGTGTTGTCCGCTTTGTCGGGCACCACCAATGCACTGGTGGAAATTTCAAACGCCTTGAAGGCCGGCAATATCGACCAGGCCCACGGTTTAATCAATTCACTGGAGGGCTTCTATCAGGATTTTTCAAAACAATTATTCCACAAGGCAAGTTACCACACCCTTGGCGAGGAGATCATCAGCCGGCACTTTGACTTCATCCGGCTATTGGCTGCCGACAAATTTGACGGCCGCATTGGGCGCGAGTTGCTTGCCCAGGGCGAATTGCTTTCAACGGAGTTCTTCCATGCCCACCTCAATGAACTGGAGGTGAAGTCGCGGATGTTGCCTGCCTTGCATTTTATGTCCATAGACGGGCAGCATGAGCCCGAGCTGGGGAAGATCAGTGAACGCCTCCGGTTGCTGGCCGATTCCCTGGAGAAATATGAGATACTTATCACGCAGGGATATATCTGCCGCAACCACCTCAACGAGATCGACAACCTGAAGCGCGGGGGGAGTGATTATACCGCCTCCCTTATCGGGGCCGCCATAAGGGCTGATGAAATCCAGATCTGGACCGACATAGACGGGATGCACAACAACGACCCGAGGATCGTGAAAAATACCTTTCCCATCGCGGCACTAACGTTTGACGAGGCCTCGGAACTGGCTTATTTCGGGGCAAAAATCCTCCACCCGTCCACCATTGTGCCGGCACAGAAATTCGGCATACCGGTGCGGTTAAAGAACACCATGGACGAAGGCGCGCCCGGCACCCTCATCAGCGACAGCAGCGAAGCGGGAAAAATAAAGGCCATTGCCGCCAAGGACAACATCACGGCCATAAAAATAAAGTCTTCCCGAATGCTGCTTGCCTATGGTTTTCTAAGGGAAATCTTTGAGATTTTTGAAAAGCACCACACCGCCATCGATATGATCTCCACTTCCGAGGTGGCCGTATCGGTAACCATCGATGACGACCACGCCATAAACGAAATCAGCGAAGGGTTGATGCAGTTTGGCACCATTGAGGTCGACCACAACCAAACGATTATTTGCATAGTGGGCAACAAGGTTGCCCAAAAGAATGGCGTGCTCAAATCAATTTTCGACTCCGTGGGGGCTATTCCGATCAGGATGGTTTCGATGGGGGGAAGCAAAAACAACATCTCCCTCCTCATTGATACGGCCCACAAGGAAAAGGCCCTCAACCTGTTGAACGAAGGCCTGTTCCATAACGCCACAGCGCCATGTCCATAA
- a CDS encoding DUF4382 domain-containing protein, which produces MKKLKTIGLWLALALVALGCGEEGGLKGTLKISITDAPIDAGQIKAVNLTITNVEGYQNGNWKAFKNFEQPVGVNLLAYTGGKSILLIDQFTSPGEYSSLRLTLNMANRNSSLIISPQSNVVFKNGTSAPIYMKEGAPPQVVLEKAFGVYSRGITDITLDFDLRKSISLNSEGEYLLDPSIRFVKTNETGRIEASLLNASISGQVVAYVYKSGAFSDSEANETGGGPPFYGAITSSRVGATPFAFGFLEAGTYDLVFVKHNEDGKTLEIMGKLTGIKVTAGGQAEVEVDLEQLSPS; this is translated from the coding sequence ATGAAAAAGCTAAAAACCATTGGCCTTTGGTTGGCTTTGGCCCTGGTGGCGCTGGGATGTGGCGAAGAAGGAGGCCTGAAAGGCACCCTTAAAATCTCCATTACCGATGCCCCAATCGATGCCGGCCAGATCAAGGCCGTGAATTTGACCATCACCAATGTAGAAGGCTACCAAAATGGAAACTGGAAGGCCTTTAAGAATTTTGAACAGCCCGTAGGGGTGAACCTTTTGGCCTATACCGGGGGCAAGTCCATCCTCCTGATCGACCAATTTACCTCACCGGGGGAGTATTCGTCCTTACGGCTGACCCTGAACATGGCCAACCGCAACAGCAGCCTCATCATCAGTCCACAATCCAACGTGGTGTTTAAAAACGGTACCTCCGCGCCCATTTATATGAAGGAAGGCGCACCGCCCCAGGTAGTCCTGGAAAAAGCATTTGGGGTTTATTCCAGGGGCATCACGGACATCACCCTTGACTTTGACCTACGCAAATCCATATCCTTAAACAGCGAAGGCGAATACCTTCTAGACCCATCCATCCGCTTTGTCAAAACCAATGAAACCGGCCGCATCGAAGCCTCCTTGTTGAACGCTTCCATTTCGGGGCAGGTAGTCGCCTACGTGTATAAAAGTGGTGCGTTCTCCGATAGCGAAGCCAATGAAACGGGCGGGGGGCCACCTTTTTACGGGGCCATTACATCTTCCAGGGTAGGGGCCACTCCATTTGCGTTTGGTTTCCTGGAGGCCGGCACCTACGACCTCGTCTTTGTAAAGCATAACGAAGACGGGAAAACCCTGGAAATCATGGGCAAACTCACCGGCATAAAGGTTACTGCCGGGGGCCAGGCCGAGGTGGAGGTGGACCTGGAACAGTTAAGCCCTTCATAA
- the nhaD gene encoding sodium:proton antiporter NhaD, translated as MQILILALFIAGYLAITLEHTLRVDKLIPALGMMALLWAIIALFHLDVFNVNPELKQLVPTHLEEILLHHLGKTAEILIFLIGAMTIVEIIDYFDGFATIKGFIRTKSKVRLLWIFSVLGFILSAIIDNLTATIVLVTILQKVIRDRNTRLWFAGLIVIAANAGGAWSPIGDVTTTMLWIANKVTTWQLVEHTFIPSVVCMVVPVLVASRLKVFSGEIEMDLEEEANPSKFGARMLYLGLGSIIFVPVFKTVTHLPPYIGMMLSLAVVATFAEIYSNRLFALSSVGEEGEASDAAAHHSPVHKSLGRVEMPSILFFLGILMAVAALESLGMLFNFAIDLDRAIPNKDIVVGILGVGSAIIDNVPLVAASIGMFSEPLDHPLWHFIAYSAGTGGSILIIGSAAGVVAMGMEKINFFWYLKKIGFLALLGFVAGGVAFMLMRDLVLNV; from the coding sequence ATACAAATACTCATTCTGGCCCTGTTTATTGCCGGTTACCTCGCCATCACCCTGGAGCACACCCTGAGGGTGGACAAGCTGATCCCCGCACTGGGCATGATGGCTTTGTTATGGGCCATTATCGCCCTCTTTCACCTTGACGTGTTCAATGTAAACCCTGAGTTGAAGCAACTGGTGCCCACCCACCTGGAGGAGATATTGCTGCACCACCTGGGGAAAACGGCAGAGATACTGATCTTCCTGATAGGGGCCATGACCATCGTTGAAATAATAGATTATTTTGACGGGTTTGCCACGATCAAAGGTTTTATCCGCACAAAAAGCAAAGTGAGGCTGCTGTGGATTTTTAGCGTGTTGGGCTTTATCCTTTCCGCCATTATAGACAACCTGACGGCAACCATCGTATTGGTGACCATTTTGCAAAAAGTCATTAGGGACAGGAACACAAGGTTGTGGTTCGCAGGCCTTATCGTGATTGCGGCCAATGCCGGTGGTGCCTGGTCCCCCATTGGCGATGTGACCACTACCATGTTGTGGATAGCCAATAAAGTCACCACCTGGCAATTGGTGGAGCATACGTTTATTCCATCGGTCGTTTGTATGGTTGTCCCGGTTTTGGTTGCTTCAAGGCTAAAGGTTTTCTCTGGGGAAATCGAAATGGACCTGGAAGAGGAGGCCAACCCTTCAAAATTCGGTGCCCGGATGTTGTACCTGGGACTGGGGTCGATCATCTTTGTGCCTGTCTTCAAGACCGTTACCCATCTTCCCCCGTATATCGGCATGATGTTGTCTTTGGCGGTGGTGGCCACCTTCGCGGAAATTTACAGCAACCGCCTGTTTGCCTTGTCCAGTGTGGGGGAGGAAGGGGAAGCCAGTGATGCCGCGGCACACCATAGCCCCGTGCACAAATCGTTGGGGAGGGTGGAGATGCCCAGTATTTTGTTCTTTTTGGGAATATTAATGGCGGTGGCCGCGCTGGAATCTTTGGGGATGTTGTTCAATTTTGCCATTGATTTGGACCGCGCCATACCCAACAAGGATATTGTTGTAGGGATTTTGGGCGTTGGCTCGGCCATCATTGACAATGTGCCCCTGGTGGCGGCCAGCATCGGGATGTTTTCCGAACCTTTGGACCATCCACTGTGGCATTTTATCGCCTACTCTGCCGGTACGGGGGGAAGCATCCTTATCATTGGCTCAGCGGCAGGCGTGGTGGCCATGGGCATGGAGAAAATAAATTTCTTCTGGTACCTGAAAAAGATTGGCTTTCTCGCTTTATTGGGCTTTGTGGCCGGTGGGGTGGCATTTATGCTAATGCGCGATTTGGTCCTCAACGTTTAG
- a CDS encoding peptide chain release factor 3, giving the protein MSQEQEILKRRTFGIISHPDAGKTTLTEKLLLFGGAIQKAGAVKSSKIKDHARSDWMEIEKQRGISVATSVMGFNYQGIKINLLDTPGHQDFAEDTYRTLTAVDSVIMVIDCVKGVEVQTEKLMEVCRMRNTPVICFINKLDREGQDPFDLLDEIEEKLNIKVRPLSWPISMGKSFKGVYSLYEKSLKLFTPSKTKIEEAIEISDINDPVLDGHVGENNARQLRADVELIEGVYSGFDVSEYRSGKVAPVFFGSAVNNFGVKELLDTFIRIAPNPVPRETTVRAVAPEEKKFTGFVFKIHANMDPKHRNRIAFLRVCSGKFVRGNNYLHVRQGKNIRFSNATAFMAQDRETVDEAWPGDIVGLYDTGNLKIGDTLTEGEKVMYIGIPSFSPEIFKEVVNQDAMKAKQLEKGLTQLMEEGVAQLFSYQLGNRKVVGTVGVLQFEVIQFRLKNEYNATVEFAPQNIYKACWISSRDPKKLEAFLESKQRHIASDKDGKLVFMAESKAWLQMVQDNFPEIDFHFTSEFKEEGFPINQN; this is encoded by the coding sequence ATGTCACAAGAACAAGAAATATTAAAGAGAAGGACCTTCGGCATCATCAGCCACCCGGATGCCGGAAAAACCACGCTGACGGAAAAATTGCTGCTTTTTGGAGGGGCTATTCAAAAGGCCGGTGCCGTAAAATCCAGCAAAATAAAAGACCATGCCCGCAGCGACTGGATGGAGATTGAAAAGCAGAGGGGCATTTCCGTGGCCACCTCCGTTATGGGCTTCAATTACCAAGGGATCAAGATCAACTTGCTGGACACCCCCGGCCACCAGGACTTTGCAGAAGACACGTACCGCACCCTCACGGCCGTGGACAGCGTAATCATGGTCATCGATTGCGTGAAAGGCGTGGAGGTGCAAACCGAAAAGCTGATGGAGGTGTGCCGCATGCGCAACACGCCCGTGATTTGCTTTATCAACAAACTTGACCGCGAAGGGCAGGACCCCTTCGATTTGTTGGATGAGATAGAAGAAAAGCTCAATATCAAAGTGCGGCCGCTAAGTTGGCCCATCAGCATGGGCAAGTCCTTCAAGGGGGTTTATTCACTGTACGAAAAAAGCCTTAAGCTTTTCACGCCAAGCAAAACGAAAATAGAAGAGGCAATAGAAATAAGCGACATCAATGACCCAGTACTGGATGGCCATGTGGGCGAAAACAACGCCAGGCAGTTGCGGGCGGACGTGGAGTTGATCGAAGGCGTTTATTCCGGTTTTGACGTCAGCGAATACCGGTCGGGCAAAGTGGCCCCCGTTTTTTTTGGAAGCGCGGTGAACAATTTTGGCGTAAAGGAATTGCTCGACACCTTCATCAGGATAGCGCCAAACCCGGTGCCCCGCGAAACAACCGTAAGGGCGGTTGCCCCGGAAGAAAAGAAATTTACCGGGTTTGTGTTTAAGATACATGCCAACATGGACCCCAAGCACAGGAACAGGATCGCCTTCCTGAGGGTATGCTCGGGGAAGTTCGTGCGGGGCAACAATTACCTTCACGTAAGGCAGGGCAAGAACATCCGCTTCTCCAACGCCACGGCCTTTATGGCACAAGACAGGGAGACGGTGGACGAAGCCTGGCCTGGGGACATCGTGGGGCTGTACGATACGGGAAACCTCAAGATTGGCGATACGTTGACGGAAGGCGAAAAGGTAATGTACATAGGCATTCCGAGTTTCTCCCCCGAGATATTCAAGGAGGTGGTCAACCAAGATGCCATGAAGGCCAAACAATTGGAGAAGGGGCTGACCCAACTAATGGAGGAGGGCGTGGCACAATTGTTTAGCTATCAGCTCGGCAACAGAAAGGTGGTGGGCACCGTGGGCGTGCTCCAGTTTGAAGTAATCCAGTTTAGGCTGAAGAACGAATACAATGCCACCGTGGAATTTGCCCCACAGAATATATACAAGGCATGCTGGATCAGCAGCAGGGACCCCAAAAAGCTGGAAGCGTTTTTGGAATCCAAGCAGCGCCATATCGCCAGCGACAAGGATGGCAAATTGGTGTTTATGGCGGAATCAAAGGCATGGCTGCAAATGGTGCAGGATAATTTTCCCGAAATTGATTTTCATTTTACTTCTGAATTCAAGGAGGAGGGCTTTCCCATAAACCAAAATTAA